In Nomascus leucogenys isolate Asia chromosome 8, Asia_NLE_v1, whole genome shotgun sequence, a single genomic region encodes these proteins:
- the CCL21 gene encoding C-C motif chemokine 21, with protein MAQSLALSLLILVLAFGIPGTQGSDGGAQDCCLKYSQRKIPAKVVRSYRKQEASLGCSIPAILFLPRKRSQAELCADPKELWVQQLMQHLDKTPSPQKPAQGCRKDRGASKTGKKGKGSKGCKRTERSQTPKGP; from the exons ATGGCTCAGTCACTGGCTCTGAGCCTCCTTATCCTGGTTCTGGCCTTTGGCATCCCCGGGACCCAAG GCAGTGATGGAGGGGCTCAGGACTGTTGCCTCAAGTACAGCCAAAGGAAGATTCCCGCCAAGGTTGTTCGCAGCTACCGGAAGCAGGAAGCAAGCTTAGGCTGCTCCATCCCAGCTATCCT GTTCTTGCCCCGCAAGCGCTCTCAGGCAGAGCTGTGTGCAGACCCAAAGGAGCTCTGGGTGCAGCAGCTGATGCAGCATCTGGACAAAACACCGTCCCCACAGAAACCAGCCCAGGGCTGCAGGAAGGACAGGGGGGCCTCCAAGACTGGCAAGAAGGGAAAGGGCTCCAAAGGCTGCAAGAG GACTGAGCGGTCACAGACCCCTAAAGGGCCATAG